Within Flagellimonas maritima, the genomic segment GATGGAGGTGGTTGCAAAGGATAACAAATTACAGAAGTTATTGGGATTGAAAACCCACTCGTATGAACAGGCTATCGAAATGGCATTCAAAAAAATTGAGCAGAACCTGGTTCTTAGCAGTTGGAAAGATAGTATAGCAAGTGGAAGAATCAGTGATGATTTGGAAAAATACATTCAAGTGCCAAAATACGGGGTGCTGAAAGATGTAAAAAAAATGCCCATCAAAAATGAAGAAGAAGTTTTGAACAATATTTGGCGTATAGGTGGTTCGCAAGGGTGGTATTATGGCGATTGGCTCTGGAAAATTCGAGGTTTTTTGGATAAGCTGAACGGGGGTCCGGGCTTAAGGCGCGGACGTACCAATCCTGATAAAATTTTTCCTGGGGATGCCCTTGATTTTTGGCGTGTATTGCTTGCCGATAAGAAAGCAAAACGCTTACTGCTTTTTGCTGAAATGCGAATGCCTGGAGAAGCATGGCTAGAGTTTAAAATAGACGATAAAAATGTTCTTCACCAAGTAGCAACCTTTAGGCCAAAAGGACTTAGGGGCAGGCTCTATTGGTACAGCGTATTGCCTTTTCATTATTTTATTTTTGGAGGAATGATCAGAAATCTTTCCAAAACATAACGTTCCGGTCCAAATTTTGAAACAAATTCCCCAATATATCGTCAAATCTTAAAGTTGAAAGCAACCCTTCTACGCAAAATACTGTCTTTCCAATATAAGTTATAGAAAATTTACACTATGCAGTTACTCAAACCTACCGTATCATCCCTATTCGTTATGCTATTTTGCCAGTGTCTATCCGCACAGACAATAGCATCCAAAATAATTGATGGCAAGACCAAAGAGCCCATTCCATACGCCACCGTTCAATACGGTGAGAACCTAGGTGTCATCACGAACGAAGAAGGACGTTTTAGTTTTGAGTTGGAAGAATCCGTACAGTATTTGGATTCTATCTATATCTCAAGTATAGGATATGCCAAAACTGGATTCCCGTTTCAAAAGTCATTGGACAGTATTATATCAATTACCCCTAAAGCCATTGAACTGAGCGGTGTATATCTTTTTGACAAAGAGCTCAGCGTTGATGACATTATGGAAAGAGTAGAAGAACGTCTTCCCATTAATTACAATAAAGCACCGATAAAACAGCGGTTTTTTCTACGGCAGTCCACTTTCAATACCATGCAGAAGCTCAACATTGAGTTCAAAAAATCCACCATAGAAGAATTGAACAAAAAATTGATAGACAGCATTATCTCAATCCTTCCCAGAAATGCGCAGTATTATACTGAAACACTAGGCGATTTTTACCGCTCTGAAGAATTGAACAAACTTGAAGTCATCAAGGCGGCCGAGCTTTATGACAAAAGCAATGAAGGTTCCATGGAGGCACTTTCAGATAAAATGGAAGCCATTTTTAAGGCCAACGTAAAACCTGACTCATACTTAAAAATAAAATCAGGCATATTTGGGCAAAAAGTACAAGTGGATTCCATTTTGGATGCAGAAGATGAGGCTTCAGAATTGGAAGCAGAATTAAAAGAACCTGAAAAGACCGATTTTTTAGGAAATAGGAAGTATGTACTAAATCAAATCCATAATCAATTCTTCGGAAAGAAATCCAAATTGGATGTAGCAAAAAAATTAAATCGTTATGATTTTGAGCTTCTGGGATATTCAGAATTGGAAAACCAAGGAGTTTATGTAATCGGCTACGAACCTTCGCGGCGTGCAGATTTCAGGGGCAAACTTTTTGTGAACATAGAGGATTTTGCAATCATGCGCATAGACTACGAAAATGTAAAATCCTTAAAAAGTATTAAACTACTGGGGTTCAGTTACCAAGAACATACCTATAAGGGCACTACCGTTTTTTCCAAATTTGGCAAAGATAAATATGTGCCCAAGTTTATGGCATTGACCTTTGGACGTAAAATGGGTGTGGACCGACCTTTAAAAGTGATTGAAAAGAATAAACATGTCAAGGGGCGAAGAAAACAAAACGAACTGTCCCTTGCCTTGGATATTATCAATTATAACACTGAAAAATTTGAAATGGTGGTTTTTGATTCTGATGTGGTCCCAAAATCCAGTTTGGAAAACCTGGAAGAAGATGAAACCGTAAAAGCAATTTATCTATCGGCCTACAATCCAGAATTTTGGAAGGGCTATACTATAATGGAACCCAACCAAGCGATACGGGAGTTTACTGTGGTTGAGTAGATTTAAGACTACAGATTTCTGAAAGCGGAACCTCCAAAGCTTGGCTGATACGGAACAAGGTATGAACAGTTGCATTGGTACGACCTTTTTCTATTCTGGAAATATTTGTTGTATCAATTCTCGCTTCAATTCTGTCCACCAAATCCACTTGTGCAAGCCCTTTCTTTAAGCGAATACAGTTGATATTTTACCAATTTTCTCTAAACCATTCTTTTTTAACTTGTCATATATGACATTTAATAACTGCTAAAAATAAGCTTCCTTGCTTATAAAATGAGCAAGCGTGACCAACGATAAAGTTTTAATACAATGGATTGAAGACACCTATGGAATTCCTGAAGAATTAGCAAAAGTGTTGGATTATGGTATTGAAATGCTGTTTTATCTGAAGCCTGATTCATTTGAGCCTAAAGAAGTACAAGAAGTGGTTTCGGCTATGAGGGGGTTGATAATTGGGTTAAGAAGCTGAAGTCAGGACTCAAGTTCAAAGACAAAAATCAAGGTTCAAGTTCAAGCTCAAAAAATAAGTGCAAGCTCAAGTATAAGTTCAACTGCATTTCGTCACCTGTCAACCGTCAGCCATTATCCGTTATGAGGCAACTGTCATCGGTCATTTGTCAACCGTCATCAATCATCAGTCAACTGTCATCAGTCAACAAAAATCACGCTTTCGGCAAAAACACTTCTGCCATCATACAACGTGCACTGCCACCACCACAGGTTTCAATAGTATCCAATGGACTGTGAATAATGGCGCAATGTTTTTTAATGGCTTCTATTTGTGAATTCTCCAAGCTTTTATAAGCTGCGGAACTCATCACCATAAAACGTTGGTCATCGGCACCTATTACCTGAAGCATGTTGCCCGCAAATTGGTACATCTGCTGCTCGGTAATCGAAATGATTTCCCGACCGTCCTTTTTAATATGCTCCACTACATTCTTTCGCTCTTTTTTATCATCAATGGTCTCTAGGCAGATTACTACGAAGGTTTCCGCCATTGCCATCATAACATTGGTATGATAAATGGGCAAACGTTCGCCCTCAACAGTTTGGTTGGCCGTGAATATCACCGGGAAACAATCAAAGTCCTCACAAAATTCTATAAAAAGTTCTTCATGAGCACGTTCTGACAATGCACAATATGCTTTTTGGTTTACTCTGTCCTTTAAAATACTACCTGTTCCTTCAAGAAAAACACCTTCTTCCTCTGCAGCGGTATAATCGACAACATTGTCTATGCGAAAACCATGCGTTTCCAAAATATCAAAAATATCCGCTCTACGCTCTTTTCTACGATTTTCCGCAAACATGGGATAAACACAGGCAATTCCGTTACTATGAAATGAAATCCAATTATTGGGGAAGATGGAATCTGGCGTATCGGTCTCTTTTTTATCGTCTACAACTATAACATTGACCCCATGATCTCGCAAGGTGTTCACAAAATCATCGAACTCCTTTTGCGCTTTTTTGTTGATTTGGTCGTTCCTTATACTTAAATCTTCTTGAAAGTAATTGTTGACCGCAGTCTGCTCGTTCATACGAAAGTTGACGGGCCTGATCATTAGAATTGTATTTGTTACTTGCATTGATTTGGTTTGGTTCATTCCCTTATTAAAGGCAGCGTGCTACAACGTAAAAGTCCTTCTTGCTTTGCAATTTCCGCATATGGAATTTCTTCTACGATAAAACCCTGCTCCCTGAGCCAATAGTTCAGTCGTGTAAAATTTTGCTCCGAAACCACAATATCAGGTGAAATGGAAAAGACGTTGCTGAACATCCTGTACATTTCATCCTTGGTAATCTCAAAGATGTTTTCCTTTCCAAAATAATCTACCAACCATTGATATTCTTCTTCAATCAAAAATCCGTTTTTATGAAGTATGGCTTTGCCTTTGCCAATGGGCTGAAAACAACAATCCAAATGTAGGGCGTTCTCTTTGGCATTGGTGTTGGACTTTCTCAACTCAAAAGACTTTATTTTTTTATGTGGAAATTGTTCGCGTATATATTCCACAGCCTCCTTATTGGTTCTTGCTGTAATAAAGTCTGCATAATCCTCTCCGGTATATGTTCCAATAAAAATATATTCGTTCCATGGCATTACATCACCACCTTCTATATGAACTTCTTCGGGTGGTCTGATAACTTTGCTTGGGTCTATCTTTTCCAGAACCTCATGGATTGCCACAAATTCGCGTTCCCTATCCGGTAAAATGTTAGCATGAAACAGTTTGTCTTCAATCACAAAAGCGATATCCCGAGAAAATATCTGGTTGCAGTCCTTTAATACCTCAGGTCTAAAAACCGTTATATCATATTTTTCAAAAACCGCTGCAAAAGCCTCCATTTCCTTTATCATATCATCTTCTTTGGGATAAGTCCCTGCCAAGATATGTTCCAAAGATTTTGGATCATACGCTTCGTCCGGATCAGGTATGGGTCCACTACTTTTTGCCGTACCTAAAACCACTGCCTTTAAAGAATCTGTTTCATTCTGAATATGCAATCGCATCATAAATTATAATTAATAGCTTAGGAATATATAATATGCCGTTAAAGGAAATCCTTAAAAAATCTAAGGCAAAACTAGTGCTTTACTTGCGATTTTCCTTTTCTGCACACAGAAAAATAATTAGTCAAATTATGGGTTTCCGTAATACCATTTAAATTTTTATCTTAATCATTCAACTATCTGATTTGCAGCTACATAAAGTCAATAAAAATACATATATTTAAATTGTGAAGCCGTTGGGAACACGAATAAATTGCTATGTTTAACTTAAGAAAAAAGCTTGAGGATGAAAAAATCTATTTTCCCTTTATGTTTTTTGGCTATGATCGGTGTAGGCATTTTATCAATGAATTCTTTTTCTGGTAAAACTAGTTTTTCGAATATATTCGCGGATGGTAAAAATTCAGTATCGGAATATTCCGTGAAGTATTCTGATTGTATCAGCGAAATGAATTTTTCAGATTTTGATGATTATGATTTGGATAAACCATTTCCCAAAAAACCTGATTTCTTAAAGGAAATAAATAGATTTCTGAAAGAATATGAAGTTTCGTTGGATGCTACAGTAAAAAATTTAAATGCCATTGATGCACACGAATTTCTACACAATGAATTTGAAAGATGTGAAAATAAAATCCGCAAGAACCTGCGGTCAGAGATTCAATTATATTACAACTTCCATGTAATGAAAATGTGTTACGAAAAGGACAAGTATCTAAACTTGGATTCGAACAAAAATTTGTTAAAGCACAAATAAAACAGAGGCTTTCCAAAAAAAATCAAAGTTCAATAGAGTTATCAGATTTAGGCCGTCAAAACCGATGATAAATATTTATTTGCCAAAATATTTAAGCAAAAAAAATGTGACTGCAATTACTTTTTAAAAAAACTACTTTTAATCGCAATTTTCAAATAATTCCATCTTATCTATTGTCCAGTTTTACAAAAGACCTTAGATTTTCTCCTATATATACCTGTCTTGGTCTGCCTATTGGCTCTCCGCGCAATCTCATTTCTCTCCATTGTGCAATCCAACCTGGCAGCCTGCCCAAAGCGAACATTACCGTAAACATTTCAGTAGGTATCCCCAAAGCACGATAGATGATTCCTGAGTAAAAATCTACGTTTGGATATAATTTTCTCTTTACAAAGTAATCATCTTCCAAGGCTTCTTTCTCCAAGCCCTTGGCAATATCCAGTATGGGGTCTTGGATACCCAAATTTCCCAAAACTTCATCAGCGGATTTTTTGATGATTTTTGCTCTTGGGTCAAAATTCTTGTATACTCTATGCCCAAAACCCATTAATCTAAACGGGTCGTCTTTATCTTTGGCCTTGGCCATGTATTTTTTAGTATCACCTCCATCTTCTTGAATGGCCTGGAGCATTTCCAATACTGCTTGGTTGGCGCCACCATGTAGAGGCCCCCAAAGTGCAGAAATCCCTGCAGAAAGCGAAGCAAAAAGTCCAGCATGTGATGAACCTACAATACGGACCGTTGAGGTAGAACAATTCTGTTCGTGATCGGCATGAAGAATCAAAAGTTTATCCAGTGCGTTGATGGCAATAGGATCCTTTTTATATTCTTGGTTTGGCTTCTTGAACATCATCTTATGGATGTTTTCCACATAGCCTAAAGTATCATCACCATAATCCAAGGGCAATCCTTTCTTTTTTCGCTGTGTCCATGCTACAAGTACAGGAAATTTAGCGAGAATACGGACGATTGAATTATACATTGCAGTATCTGATGATACATCTACCGAGGTTGGGTTAAAAGCTACCAAAGCGCTTGTTAATGATGACAGAACGCCCATAGGATGTGCTGATTTTGGAAAACCATCCAAAATCTTTTTCATTTCTTCATCAACTTGGGATTCTTCTTTGATATCGTTGTGAAAAGTAGTGAGCTGTTCTTTATTGGGCAATTCACCAAATATCAATAGATAAGCTACTTCTAGAAAATCTGCCTTTTCAGCCAAATCCTCTATGGCATAGCCCCTATAGCGAAGTATACCTTTTTCCCCGTCCAAAAAAGTTATAGAACTTTCACAAGAACCCGTGTTTTTATAACCTGGATCAATGGTCACCATACCACTTATAGCTCTAAGTGTTTTTATGTCTATGGCTAGTTCGTCCTCAGTGCCTTTTATAACTGGGAATTCATATTTTTTACCCTCGTACTCAAGTGTAGCTTTATCAGACATTGTATAATTTAAAAGATTAAAAAAATAGAAAGGGAAAATTACGAAAAACCAAGACCATTAACAATTTATACACTTTCTTTCTGCAAGGTTGAAAGCACAAAAAAATGTTAAGTTCAAAGGGGTTCAAATATTGCCAAAACCATAAAGGTCTCTGTAATAATTGTCAACCGATTTCTTCCAAGTAAATCTTTTCCTTTTGGCCGCGGACTGGATTTTTTTCCATGTAGGCTTGTCTTTGCTAAAGACATCCAAGGCAATATCAAAACCTTTTAGCATGCTCTTGATTTTCTCATCATAGGTATTTCCATCAAAACTGAATCCAGTTTTCATGTGCGAAACGGTATCCTTAAGACCACCCGTATGGTGAACCAAACAGGGATTGCCATTCCGCATGGCCAGCATTTGGCTTATACCGCAAGGCTCAAAGAGACTGGGCATAAAATACAGATCGGATTCCAAGTAAATAGAGTCTATCAGACTCTCGGATTGTCCGTTGGTAAATACAAAGTTTTTGTGCTCATAGCTCAATTGCCTGAACAGCTCCTCGTATTCCGGTGCACCTGTGCCCAATAACATAAAAATTCCATCCACTCTTTTTAGTTTTTCCAAGATTTCAACAAATGCTTCTGGTGAACGCTTGAAAAAATAAAATTTCTGTTCGGTCAATCGTGCTACGCTAGAAGCTATGAATTTTGGCCTATTATCAACAAAATCCATGATCTTTTCTCCAGTATGCGCCAAAAAATCCGCTTTATATTTTTTAGATTCTTCTTGGAGCCATCTAAACAGTGCTTTGACGGTATTTCTATAAATGAAGCCTTTTTCCTCTTGATTGATATTTTTATAATTACACCCATTTAAGATACCGAACAGCCGCCACTCATTATCAGCTTTTCCCAAATCTTTTTCGAGACCTTCCCCCCCAATAAATTCTGGCGGAGAACTGGGCAACAGCACATCTTCTTTGTAGGAAGGGGAAACAGTATGTACAGCGTCCGCAAAACGTATGCCCACGGCCATTAGATTGATACAATCTTGGTATCGATAATCCATCAAGGATTTGTAATCTATCGGCACTTCTGGAAACCAATTTTTTAAGGAGGAATAATTATCGGCAAAAGGGCGAATACCTTGAATGGCCAAATTATGGATACTATATACAGTCCGTATACTTTTTAAATTTTTATAGCTATTGTGATACTCTCTTAGAAACAACAATAAGCTCGAATGCCAATCGTGTAGATGTATGATGTCCAAATTTCCAAAAGCACCCTTTTTTATTGCTTCTGCGACACCGGTGCAAAAGATAAAATATTTTATGGCATCTGTATAAAAAGGCTCTTCAGGGTCATTGTGGTATATATGCGCTATGTCCCCAGCTTCTATTTCTGGGTGATGCAGTACATAGTGAACAATATTGGAAAATTCCTTCTTGGGTTTGACCTCATAGAGCTCTGCAGTATATGACAACCCTCTTAAACTAAAATTTAGACTTGTTTTAAACAGGCCATTATGATGAAGTCTACTATAGGAAGGAACTACAACGTGGACCTTATCGCCACGTTCGGAAATTTGTCTTGGAACATCCCTAACAACATCACCCATTCCACCCGCTTTGCAATTGGCCAAGGCATCATTTTCTGCCGCGACAAAGAGAAAATTGTTCATTAAGTTAATTTTGATAAGTTACATTTGGTTTAGTCTCTTAAGTTAACCAAAGTTTATTTCTGAAACAAAAAAAAGCCTTTCCTAATTGGGAAAGGCTTTTGCTATGCTAAAAAAACATTATCATTACTTCACCTTGAAGGCTTTTTCTTGTGGATAATATGCCGTACTTCCCAATTCTTCCTCAATTCTTAGCAATTGATTGTATTTTGCCATTCTATCACTTCTGGATGCAGAACCTGTTTTAATCTGTCCTGTATTCAAGGCGACCGCCAAGTCCGCAATAGTATTATCTTCTGTTTCACCGGAACGGTGGGACATTACTGAGGTATATCCCGCATTTTTAGCCATATTGACCGCAGCTATGGTTTCGGAAAGTGTTCCAATTTGATTGACCTTGATCAGAATAGAGTTTGCAATACCATTTTCAATACCCTTGGAAAGCCTTTCCACATTGGTCACAAATAAATCGTCACCTACCAACTGAACCTTGTCCCCAACTTTATCGGTCAACATTTTCCAACCGTCCCAGTCGTTCTCGTCCATCCCATCTTCTATGGATATAATGGGATATTTTTCACAAAGATCCGCAAGATATTGTGCTTGTTCTTCTGATGTTCTAACAACACCTTTGCCGCCTTCAAATTTGGTATAATCATAGGCTCCATCAACATAAAATTCTGCAGAGGCGCAGTCCAATGCAATCATTACATCATCTCCCAATGTATACCCGGCCTTTTCAACAGCCTTGGCAATGGTATCGAGTGCATCTTCCGTTCCTCCCTCAAGGGTTGGGGCAAATCCACCTTCATCACCAACTGCAGTGCTAAGCCCTCTATCATGCAATACTTTTTTCAGGTTGTGGAAAATTTCCGTACCCATTTGCATGGAATGGCTAAAGTCATTTGCTTTGACCGGCATCACCATAAACTCTTGGAATGCTATGGGGGCATCAGAATGGGAGCCGCCATTTATAATATTCATCATAGGAACGGGTAATGTGTTCGCACTTACCCCGCCTACGTATCTGTACAATGGCATCCCCAATTCATTAGCGGCAGCTTTTGCGGCTGCAAGTGAAACGCCTAATATCGCATTTGCGCCCAATTTTGATTTATTGGGTGTTCCATCCAAAGCAATCATGGTTTCATCTATATGGTTCTGCTCAAAAACAGAAGTACCCACTAATTCTTCAGCAATAGTTGTATTTACATTGTTTACCGCTTTCGTCACTCCTTTTCCCATAAATGAATCTCCACCATCTCTAAGTTCAACGGCTTCATGCTCACCGGTAGAAGCGCCCGATGGCACTGCTGCCCTTCCCAAAATTCCGTTTTCGGTAATTACATCGACCTCTACGGTAGGGTTACCTCTTGAATCTAAAATTTGTCTTGCATGGATGTTGATAATAATGCTCATCTGAACTTAGTATTTATGGTTGAAATTAATTCGGCTAAGATACGAAAGGAGAGGTTTTAACCTTCATGATAAGGGTCATAAAAACATGGATGAAAACCTAAAAAATAAACTATAACGTTTGAGAAACCATTTTTAATATGTACAAAATTTTAATGTACTTTTTGCCCTACTTTAATATGCTAACTGAGCGAAGGGCATAGGAGGTATCAAATGTAATATAGCTTTGCTAAAGTGGTTTGGAAAAATCCCTTAGTTGCGACTTGTCTTAATTGCTTCAAAAAACTGATCGAACAAATAATCTGCATCATGTGGTCCAGGACTTGCTTCTGGATGATATTGAACTGAAAAGACCTCTTTACCTTTCATTTTTATACCAGCAACCGTATCGTCATTCAAATGCACATGTGTAATCTCTAAAGCTGAATTTGCTTCTGTTTGTTCCCTATTGACTGCAAAACCATGATTCTGTGAAGTAATTTCACCTTTCCCCGTTACCAAATTTAGAATAGGATGATTAATGCCCCTATGCCCATTATGCATTTTATAGGTGGATACGCCATTTGCCAATGCAAGTACTTGGTGACCTAGACATATGCCGAAAAGTGGTTTATTGGATTCGATCATCTCCTTCGTGGTTGAAATGGCTTCGGTCAAAGGCTCTGGATCCCCTGGACCGTTAGAAATAAAATAGCCATCAGGATTCCATTTAGACATTTCTTCAAATGAGGTATTGTAAGGAAACACTTTTATATAGGCACCTCTTTTAGCAAGATTTCTCAGTATATTTTTCTTTATCCCTATATCCAAAGCAGAAATTTTGTATGCTGAATTTTCCTCACCGAAGTAATAAGGTTCCGTTGTGGACACTTTCGAAGAAAGTTCAAGACCTTCCATGCTAGGCACTTCTGCCAATTCTTTTTTCAATGTTTCAATATCGTTGACCCGAGTGGAGATTAAAGCGTTCATGGCGCCGTTATCCCGTATATAACTCACCAAGGCCCTTGTATCTACATCTGAAATTGCAAAAAGATTGTTTTTTTCCAAGAATTCCAGCAAGCTCATATTTGCACTTGGCCTAGAATATTCATAACTAAAATTTTTACAAATGAGCCCAGCTATTTTAATTGAATCAGATTCCACTTCATCTGGATTGGTTCCATAATTACCAATATGTGCGTTAGTGGTGACCATTAATTGTCCAAAATAAGATGGGTCTGTAAATATTTCTTGGTAACCTGTCATACCCGTATTAAAACAAACTTCTCCTACGGCTGTACCTTCCTTGTCCCCAATGGCCTTACCATAAAAAATAGTACCATCTGCAAGTAGTACTATTGCTTTTTTCTTTGAGTGATACTTCATTTTGGTTTTAAATTTCGATTTGACAAAAAAACATAAAAAAAGGATAAGTTTCCACTTATCCTTTTTTTACTAATACAATAGTTAATAACATATTGTTATTCTTCTGAATCATCTGTAGTTTTGGTTTCAGCTACAGGAACTACAGTTTCTGCTTTTTTACTACCACCTCTTCTACTTCTTCTTGTAGTTTTCTTGGTAGATTTTCCAGCATTGTAAAGCTCGTTGAAATCAACCAGTTCTATCAAAGCCATATCGGCATTATCACCAAGACGGTTTCCCAACTTAATGATTCTTGTATATCCTCCTGGTCTATCCCCAACCTTTTCTGCAACGGTTCCAAAAAGTTCGGTAACCGCATATTTATCCCTTAAGTTGCTAAAAACAACCCTTCTGTTATGTGTACCTTTTTCGGTAGTTTGGTTGTTCTCGGTTTTGGACTTCGTAATCAACGGCTCTATAAATTGCTTTAATGCTTTTGCCTTCGCAACGGTTGTGTTGATCCTTTTATGTTCTATTAGGGAACAGGCCATATTTGCCAACATTGCTTTTCTGTGGGCGGCCGTTCTACCTAAATGGTTGAATTTTTTTCCGTGTCTCATGTTATTTATTTATCATCTTGCTTCTAAATCCCAATAGCTATCGGGAGAGCAAAATATGATTATTAGTCTTTGTCCAGTTTATATTTGGAAAGATCCATTCCAAACTGAAGCCCCTTGTTAATAACCAACTCTTCTAATTCGGTCAATGATTTTTTACCAAAATTTCTGAACTTCATCAAATCGTTTTTGTTGAAAGAAACCAAATCTCCCAAAGTATCAACTTCAGCAGCTTTAAGACAGTTCAATGCCCTAACGGACAAATCCATATCTACCAATTTGGTTTTTAACAACTGACGCATATGTAACGATTCTTCGTCATATGTTTCTGTTTGGGCAATTTCATCAGCTTCCAAAGTGATGCGTTCGTCTGAAAACAGCATAAAATGGTGAATCAAAACTTTTGCAGCTTCGGTCAATGCATCTTTAGGATGAATAGAGCCATCTGTTACGATTTCAAAAACCAATTTTTCATAATCGGTCTTTTGCTCTACCCTAAAGTTCTCTATGCTATATTTTACGTTTTTTACGGGAGTATAGACAGAATCTACAGCAATGCTTCCTAAAGGTGCATTGGATTTTTTGTTTTCTTCCGCAGGAA encodes:
- the rplQ gene encoding 50S ribosomal protein L17, whose product is MRHGKKFNHLGRTAAHRKAMLANMACSLIEHKRINTTVAKAKALKQFIEPLITKSKTENNQTTEKGTHNRRVVFSNLRDKYAVTELFGTVAEKVGDRPGGYTRIIKLGNRLGDNADMALIELVDFNELYNAGKSTKKTTRRSRRGGSKKAETVVPVAETKTTDDSEE
- a CDS encoding DNA-directed RNA polymerase subunit alpha, which produces MALLNFQKPDKVIMIDSTDFEGKFEFRPLEPGYGLTVGNALRRVLLSSLEGFAITSVRIDGVEHEFSVIPGVVEDVTEMILNLKQVRFKRQIDDVESETVSVSVSGKGQLTAGDFQKFISGYQVLNPDLVICNMDPKVSINLEVIIEKGRGYVPAEENKKSNAPLGSIAVDSVYTPVKNVKYSIENFRVEQKTDYEKLVFEIVTDGSIHPKDALTEAAKVLIHHFMLFSDERITLEADEIAQTETYDEESLHMRQLLKTKLVDMDLSVRALNCLKAAEVDTLGDLVSFNKNDLMKFRNFGKKSLTELEELVINKGLQFGMDLSKYKLDKD